In Rhododendron vialii isolate Sample 1 chromosome 9a, ASM3025357v1, the following are encoded in one genomic region:
- the LOC131300550 gene encoding probable pathogenesis-related protein ARB_02861, translated as MPNTAQKNYPVKLLMVIFIITTTSMPIEGIVPRKLDDTTTVPTSPDAGGVKCGTCSPCNEPCSQNPPPPPPPPSLPPPPPPKKRPPPSAPYCPPPPPSGFIYITGPPGNLYPIDPFFSGGKRSFAVGVLPLIGCGLVVGLLAFW; from the coding sequence atgccaAACACCGCCCAAAAAAATTATCCGGTGAAGCTTCTTATGGTGATTTTCATAATCACCACAACTTCCATGCCTATTGAGGGCATAGTCCCTCGAAAGCTCGATGATACTACTACTGTACCCACATCACCGGACGCGGGAGGAGTCAAGTGCGGTACTTGCTCTCCTTGCAACGAACCATGTTCCCAGAACCCTCcgccgcctccaccaccaccatcgctgccaccaccgccgccgcccaAGAAGCGGCCCCCACCTTCCGCTCCGTACTGCCCTCCGCCGCCTCCCTCGGGGTTCATTTACATCACCGGTCCACCGGGCAATTTATACCCGATAGACCCGTTTTTCTCTGGTGGCAAACGGAGTTTCGCCGTGGGGGTCTTACCATTGATCGGTTGTGGATTGGTGGTGGGGCTTCTTGCTTTTTGGTGA
- the LOC131300547 gene encoding uncharacterized protein LOC131300547 — MFWEAAKAYNQIDFNQAMERIKDISKEAHKWLSDVPTHKWARHAFDDRVKNDHITNNLTESFNSWLGQLRHKPALSLLEGIRTKVMSRIQKRYAKGMTWTGSVGSHVKKRLAKAQNASRICTLLYYGGDVYEVIDDGHTFQLNMSTRTCTCREWQVAGIPSRHAVSALTHKKVNIEDGCDPSYKLEAYMQCYGSMIHPIRNQMYWEPDQFHKLDPPPLRRMPGRPRKNRMREADEAPAGASHMKRSQTLRCTNCKEFGHNRRTCQRAPVKKKKGAISQGQGDQATQGQASQSEIPSQCVTQTKSTVMTFTGSNEHAGSRGRGRTNGRGRGRGRNTSITQNEGGRGSNENAGTRGRGRTNARGRGGRTNVGRGRGTSGSSEYAQF; from the exons ATGTTTTGGGAGGCTGCAAAAGCTTATAACCAGATTGACTTTAATCAAGCAATGGAAAGGATAAAAGACATATCAAAAGAAGCTCATAAATGGTTGTCAGATGTCCCAACTCATAAGTGGGCTAGGCATGCATTTGATGATAGAGTCAAGAATGATCACATCACAAATAATCTCACTGAGTCATTCAATAGTTGGTTAGGTCAACTGAGACATAAACCTGCCCTTTCACTTTTAGAAGGTATTAGAACTAAGGTAATGAGTAGGATCCAGAAGAGGTATGCAAAAGGGATGACATGGACTGGGTCAGTTGGATCACATGTGAAGAAGAGGTTGGCTAAAGCACAAAATGCCTCTAGGATCTGTACCTTGTTGTATTATGGTGGTGATGTGTATGAAGTGATAGATGATGGCCACACTTTTCAACTTAACATGAGTACAAGGACATGTACTTGTAGAGAGTGGCAAGTGGCTGGAATACCCTCTAGACATGCTGTTTCAGCACTTACACATAAAAAGGTCAACATTGAAGATGGTTGTGATCCAAGTTATAAACTTGAGGCATATATGCAATGTTATGGAAGCATGATACATCCAATTAGGAATCAGATGTATTGGGAACCTGATCAATTCCACAAACTGGATCCTCCACCTCTGAGGAGGATGCCTGGAAGACCAAGAAAGAATAGAATGAGGGAAGCTGATGAGGCACCTGCTGGGGCTAGTCACATGAAAAGGTCACAGACCCTTAGATGTACCAATTGCAAAGAGTTTGGGCACAATAGGAGGACATGTCAAAGGGCTCcagtgaagaaaaagaaaggtgcAATTAGCCAG GGACAAGGGGATCAAGCCACACAAGGTCAGGCATCTCAAAGTGAAATTCCATCCCAGTGTGTTACACAAACTAAATCTACAGTTATGACTTTCACAGGCTCTAATGAG CATGCTGGAAGCAGAGGAAGAGGGAGAACAAATGGTAGGGGTAGAGGAAGGGGGAGAAATACTTCAATTACACAAAATGAAGGTGGAAGAGGTTCCAACGAG AATGCTGGTACTAGAGGAAGAGGTAGAACAAATGCTAGGGGCAGAGGAGGGAGAACAAATGTGGGCAGAGGAAGGGGAACAAGTGGGAGCAGTGAGTATGCTCAGTTCTGA